A region of Beijerinckia sp. 28-YEA-48 DNA encodes the following proteins:
- a CDS encoding SDR family oxidoreductase, with product MELTGKVIVVIGGSSGIGAAAVRHFAALGASVVVGYHNGEERAQALIDSLPKADHAIARVQLEAPKTFAILAEQLRERFGKVDVLVNSAGFTRAIPHADLDKLDDILFEQILMANVRGPYSAIRALAPLLRASGDAVVINVSSVSGFTASGSNVAYCASKAALDNITMSLGRALGPEIRVLSVSPGAVATDFVPGRDRAALETSAKSAPLRRVIEPDDVAAAITACVTHLKASTGIKIVVDGGRHL from the coding sequence ATGGAACTGACCGGCAAAGTCATCGTTGTCATCGGCGGTAGCAGCGGGATCGGCGCGGCTGCTGTTCGACACTTCGCCGCGCTCGGGGCCAGCGTCGTCGTCGGCTATCACAATGGTGAGGAACGCGCGCAAGCTCTCATAGACTCGCTACCAAAAGCTGATCACGCGATCGCGCGCGTTCAGCTCGAAGCCCCCAAGACATTCGCGATTCTCGCCGAACAGTTAAGGGAACGATTTGGCAAAGTTGACGTTTTGGTCAATTCAGCCGGCTTTACACGCGCCATTCCGCACGCTGATCTCGACAAGCTCGACGATATCCTGTTCGAACAAATTCTCATGGCAAACGTGCGCGGACCATACTCGGCCATCCGCGCTCTGGCACCGTTGCTGCGCGCCTCAGGCGACGCCGTTGTCATCAACGTCTCGTCCGTATCCGGCTTCACGGCTTCCGGGAGCAATGTCGCCTATTGCGCTTCGAAAGCCGCGCTCGATAACATCACCATGTCACTCGGCCGCGCCCTTGGCCCAGAAATCCGCGTCCTCAGTGTATCGCCAGGCGCCGTCGCCACAGACTTCGTTCCGGGGCGGGATCGCGCAGCTCTCGAGACCAGCGCTAAATCCGCGCCGCTGCGCCGGGTCATCGAACCCGACGATGTTGCGGCGGCCATTACCGCTTGCGTGACACATCTGAAGGCCAGCACCGGCATCAAAATCGTCGTCGATGGCGGTCGCCATCTTTGA
- a CDS encoding substrate-binding domain-containing protein, translated as MIDRRTFLKASAASTAGLMTPAIAQDVVPARIVRFVVPFGPGGPTDVLARIVADAMRGKWPAGTIVENRAGAGSMIGTTFVARSEPDGTTIGVVTSSYMINPAVREKMPFDTSTDLRGLTQLASSYLVLAAHPNFPASDIPGLLKTARSMPDPLAYATPGIATAPHMAAELLQRAGQIKLQHVPYNGATEALTDVLAGRVPLMFDLWHSVRPYVEDKSLKILGVINGQRIPTAPQYPCIGETLPGYEVSSILGLIVPKQTPTEHVEKLATDITTFVKSDEFKKKAEQFGMQPIGSSPKEFDQFIAADIARWKQIATNAGIRL; from the coding sequence ATGATCGATCGTCGTACATTTCTCAAAGCTTCGGCAGCAAGCACAGCCGGCCTGATGACGCCCGCCATCGCCCAGGACGTCGTTCCTGCGCGCATCGTTCGCTTTGTCGTCCCTTTCGGCCCAGGCGGCCCAACCGATGTATTGGCACGAATTGTCGCCGACGCGATGCGCGGCAAATGGCCCGCCGGGACTATCGTTGAAAACCGAGCAGGCGCGGGTTCGATGATCGGCACCACTTTCGTCGCGCGTTCAGAGCCAGATGGCACCACGATTGGTGTCGTCACGAGTTCCTATATGATCAATCCCGCCGTGCGCGAGAAGATGCCGTTTGACACAAGCACGGATCTGCGCGGCTTGACGCAACTTGCTTCATCCTACCTTGTCCTGGCAGCTCATCCAAATTTTCCCGCCAGCGATATTCCAGGTCTGCTGAAGACGGCACGATCAATGCCAGATCCGCTGGCTTATGCGACGCCTGGCATAGCAACCGCGCCGCACATGGCGGCGGAGCTGTTGCAACGAGCCGGGCAAATCAAATTGCAACACGTGCCCTACAACGGCGCCACCGAGGCACTTACCGACGTTCTGGCAGGACGAGTGCCGCTCATGTTCGATCTCTGGCATTCAGTACGGCCTTATGTGGAAGATAAATCTCTCAAGATTCTCGGCGTTATCAATGGGCAGCGCATTCCAACCGCTCCCCAATACCCCTGTATCGGCGAGACACTGCCCGGCTACGAGGTCAGCTCTATCCTCGGCTTGATCGTGCCCAAGCAAACGCCGACGGAGCACGTGGAAAAATTGGCGACAGATATCACCACATTCGTCAAATCAGATGAATTCAAAAAGAAAGCCGAACAATTCGGCATGCAACCAATAGGTTCCTCGCCAAAGGAGTTCGACCAGTTCATCGCGGCCGATATCGCCAGATGGAAGCAGATTGCAACGAATGCCGGCATTCGGCTTTAG
- a CDS encoding Rieske 2Fe-2S domain-containing protein, with product MDFSSAGPGTPGGEFLRRFWQPVYASRDLAIGTAKPIRIMGEQFTLYRGESGAPYIVGYRCAHRCTQMSTGWVRGEEIQCFYHGWKYSGTGACTERPAENPPGPHKDISIGGVPAREYHGLIYGYFGPGEPPAFPPYPFSDGGIIENLVTEFPCNWFQTYENFADEVHLAFVHSGGGSHDDLKRTVELPKLSAHETDYGMSRITSISGGPERAAHLIFPNTMRIFLPPQRAPNGKEIGGWRDSYLTLVPTDDENHILFSTRQVHVPQEQLNEYWAIREQVRQFVKSAPSIREVAEAVLSGKKVLADYKDHPRFVFIEDAIAQLGQGAIADRSRERLGASDVCIAILRRLFTRELTAIMQNKPIKTWHYDGTPPQRGF from the coding sequence ATGGACTTTTCTTCCGCCGGCCCCGGCACACCTGGAGGCGAATTTCTTCGTCGCTTTTGGCAGCCCGTCTACGCTTCGCGTGATCTCGCCATCGGCACCGCCAAACCGATCCGTATCATGGGCGAGCAGTTCACGCTCTATCGCGGCGAATCTGGCGCACCTTACATTGTCGGCTATCGCTGCGCGCATCGTTGCACGCAAATGTCGACGGGCTGGGTGCGCGGCGAAGAGATCCAATGCTTCTATCATGGCTGGAAGTACAGCGGCACTGGCGCCTGTACCGAGCGGCCGGCTGAAAATCCGCCTGGCCCCCACAAAGACATCAGCATCGGCGGCGTTCCCGCCCGCGAATATCACGGCCTGATCTATGGCTATTTCGGCCCTGGCGAGCCACCGGCTTTTCCGCCCTATCCGTTTTCCGACGGCGGCATCATCGAAAATCTGGTGACCGAATTTCCCTGCAATTGGTTCCAGACCTATGAAAACTTCGCCGACGAGGTGCATCTCGCCTTTGTCCACAGCGGCGGCGGCTCTCACGATGACCTGAAGCGCACGGTCGAACTGCCCAAACTATCTGCCCATGAAACCGACTACGGTATGTCGCGCATCACATCAATTTCCGGTGGACCGGAGCGCGCGGCTCATCTCATCTTCCCCAACACGATGCGGATATTCCTGCCCCCGCAGCGCGCACCCAATGGCAAGGAGATCGGCGGCTGGCGCGATAGCTATCTCACTCTCGTGCCGACCGACGATGAGAACCATATCCTATTCTCGACCCGCCAGGTCCACGTGCCGCAAGAACAGCTCAATGAGTATTGGGCCATTCGCGAACAGGTTCGCCAGTTCGTCAAATCGGCGCCGTCAATCCGCGAAGTGGCGGAAGCTGTCCTATCGGGGAAGAAGGTCCTGGCGGATTATAAAGATCATCCTCGTTTCGTCTTTATCGAAGACGCGATTGCCCAGCTTGGCCAAGGTGCGATTGCCGATCGCAGCCGAGAACGTCTGGGCGCATCTGACGTCTGCATCGCCATCCTGCGCCGGCTATTCACGCGCGAATTGACGGCAATCATGCAGAACAAGCCGATCAAGACCTGGCACTATGACGGTACGCCGCCACAACGCGGCTTCTGA
- a CDS encoding LysR family transcriptional regulator, translating to MQFKQRLTVKQLRLVSVLARELSIARCATVLHTSQSAVSRALAETETLLGAKLFERTTRQFNSTPLGQNLAWHAEQVLSQLDKAEAEFNAIASGDLGSLNVGIIGAFSPRILAKATDRARTVAPKLVVHFHSNFADALVVDLMRGRCDLLLTHLDVRQFGEDLVAEPLYEEHISVLSAANHPLARRKRLGWKELSDYPWVLTPVQTSTRRTVERNLRVSAGQLNPVVVETMELHYVIEFLKSGKYLTAMSSRLAKWFEQSTRDLKVLPVGGDNVSSTVCVARLASRKLSELEKVFVDSLKAASKNS from the coding sequence GTGCAATTCAAACAAAGACTGACAGTCAAACAGCTGCGGCTTGTCAGCGTTCTGGCCCGAGAACTCAGTATCGCTCGCTGTGCCACCGTCCTCCATACGTCTCAATCCGCTGTTTCCCGAGCTCTCGCGGAAACCGAGACCCTGCTTGGCGCCAAGCTCTTTGAACGCACCACCCGGCAGTTCAATTCAACGCCATTGGGGCAAAATCTTGCCTGGCATGCGGAGCAGGTCCTAAGTCAGCTCGACAAAGCCGAGGCGGAATTCAATGCCATCGCCAGTGGCGACCTGGGATCGCTCAATGTCGGCATCATCGGAGCTTTTTCGCCGCGCATACTCGCTAAAGCCACTGATCGGGCGCGAACCGTCGCACCCAAGCTCGTGGTACATTTTCACAGCAATTTTGCCGACGCGCTTGTCGTAGATCTCATGCGCGGTCGCTGCGACCTGCTGCTGACCCATCTCGACGTCAGACAGTTCGGCGAAGATCTCGTCGCAGAACCCTTGTACGAAGAGCATATTTCCGTCCTCTCCGCGGCAAACCATCCGCTCGCACGCCGCAAGCGGCTCGGCTGGAAAGAACTCTCCGACTATCCTTGGGTCCTTACGCCAGTTCAAACATCGACGCGTCGAACCGTCGAGCGCAATCTGCGGGTCAGTGCGGGGCAGCTCAATCCTGTCGTCGTCGAGACAATGGAATTGCACTACGTCATCGAATTTCTAAAAAGCGGCAAGTATCTCACAGCCATGTCATCGCGCTTGGCGAAATGGTTCGAACAGTCGACGCGCGATCTCAAAGTTCTACCGGTCGGCGGCGACAACGTCTCCTCAACGGTCTGCGTTGCACGGCTCGCTTCGCGCAAACTGTCAGAACTTGAGAAAGTATTCGTCGACAGCCTGAAAGCGGCGTCAAAGAACAGCTGA